One genomic segment of Intestinimonas butyriciproducens includes these proteins:
- a CDS encoding O-acetyl-ADP-ribose deacetylase, with protein MREPIRTLLGDITQIRADAIVNAANPSLLGGGGVDGAIHRRAGPALLAECRTLHGCKTGSAKITKGYSLPAKYVLHTPGPVWHGGGHGEEAMLASCYRSCLELALSHDCRTVAFPSISTGVYRFPLDRAAPIAVGAVRGFLTSHPAAFDEILFVCFDEKTKHAYDMALERR; from the coding sequence ATGCGTGAGCCCATCCGCACCCTGCTGGGCGACATCACACAGATCCGGGCAGATGCCATCGTCAACGCCGCCAATCCCTCTCTTCTGGGAGGAGGGGGTGTGGACGGGGCCATCCACCGGCGGGCCGGCCCGGCCCTCCTGGCTGAATGCAGGACCCTGCACGGCTGTAAAACAGGGAGCGCTAAAATTACAAAAGGTTATTCTCTGCCCGCAAAATACGTTCTGCATACCCCCGGTCCGGTATGGCACGGCGGCGGACATGGGGAGGAGGCTATGCTGGCCTCCTGTTACCGCTCCTGTCTGGAACTGGCCCTGTCGCATGACTGCCGGACCGTCGCCTTTCCCTCCATCAGCACCGGCGTCTATCGATTCCCTCTGGACCGGGCCGCCCCCATTGCCGTCGGAGCGGTGCGGGGATTCCTCACCTCCCACCCAGCCGCCTTTGACGAGATCCTCTTCGTCTGTTTTGACGAAAAGACCAAACACGCCTATGACATGGCACTGGAACGCAGATAA